Part of the Triticum aestivum cultivar Chinese Spring chromosome 4D, IWGSC CS RefSeq v2.1, whole genome shotgun sequence genome is shown below.
CCGACGTGTTATATATTATTGGCAACAAGTCATCGATTGAGAACAGAAACAAAACAAGAAGAGAACTATTTGAGAGAGAGTAGTTACGCCGCAGCGAGTAGCCTCCCATTTCTGACGATCATGCCATACGATAAACCGGCCGGCGGCGAGACCAGTTAGCAAGGTTGAAATGCCAACACATGTCGCGCTCATTTCTCGGCTTTTTCATTTTGCATGTCGTCATGCAGGCCCTGGACACTGACATTTCTCTCTTTTGCTGTTGAATGAAGACCCTAACCTTTCACCATCAGCACGCCCCTCAACTTGATAAGCCTAGACGAAACCCATATGCATGATTGATGAGTAATGGTGTGCACGAATATTATGAACCCGTTTCCAAGAGCAATACTCCATTGAGATACACCTCCTCCTTGTATCTGTTCGTTGGTCCCATTTCCATAGCAGCCGGCAGTGGCCTTGACTCTGACTGCCACGCAAGTAATATATCTTTAATAAACTCGCTGCCTTGCTTCGTGTGTCCATTTGCAAATGCATGCAGTGACGACATGCACATGCATAGCTTAATTAGCTCCATGCATCCACTGCTTCCATTAATCCCCTATATAAAGGACTCCATATGCCTCACCATTCACTCATCCACCACAGcttagcagcagcaacaaccagtgCCATAGACACTCTCCATCAACAAACTCTAGCTGATCAATCCTAGCTAAGCTTATTACATAGCAAGCATGGGGTACTCCAAAACCCTAGTAGCTGGCCTGTTCGCAATGCTGTTACTAGCTCCGGCCGTCTTGGCCACCGACCCAGACCCTCTCCAGGACTTCTGTGTCGCCGACCTCGACGGCAAGGCGGTCTCGGTGAACGGGCACACGTGCAAGCCCATGTCGGAGGCCGGCGACGACTTCCTCTTCTCGTCCAAGTTGGCCAAGGCCGGCAACACGTCCACCCCGAACGGCTCCGCCGTGACGGAGCTCGACGTGGCCGAGTGGCCCGGTACCAACACGCTGGGTGTGTCCATGAACCGCGTGGACTTTGCTCCCGGAGGCACCAACCCACCACACATCCACCCGCGTGCCACCGAGATCGGCATCGTGATGAAAGGTGAGCTTCTCGTGGGAATCCTTGGCAGCCTCGACTCCGGGAACAAGCTCTACTCGAGGGTGGTGCGCGCCGGAGAGACGTTCCTCATCCCACGGGGCCTCATGCACTTCCAGTTCAACGTCGGTAAGACCGAGGCCTCCATGGTCGTCTCCTTCAACAGCCAGAACCCCGGCATTGTCTTCGTGCCCCTCACGCTCTTCGGCTCCAACCCGCCCATCCCAACGCCGGTGCTCACCAAGGCACTCCGGGTGGAGGCCAGGGTCGTGGAACTTCTCAAGTCCAAGTTTGCCGCTGGGTTTTAATTTCTAGGAGCCTTCCCTGAAATGATAATTATATAATTCCATATATGCATGCTAGCAAAATTTAATAATTCTCACCAGAAGACATGTATTCAAGTTTCAGGTTAATCTCGCATGTAGTCGTGTAATAAGATTGAACAAGTTAGCCTCATGGTGTAGCCTTCGATCAGAACCAATATGAGGAATTGAATGTACTACTTTTTATTGTCGTCTTTGTTCTTTTCACTGAACGGAATATATAATAAGCATTTTCGTATATTTGTCCGATTACCTTTTATAAGTCAAACATGTTCTATAGTTTACGTCACGACGGCATATGTTGAGCGATGTCGAAATCATTCAGAAAGAATTCTCTCAAAATTATGTGAATACATTGTTAGAATGCAAAATGTGCCATGCATTGTAGCAATCTCCAGAACGTGCATAAAACTTGAGAGTGTTTTTTCTACCATGCACGGAATATCCCGTACATGGATCCACCGTCCGTTGTTGCTTGAGATTCATGCTATTTCTTTTTGTTCTAAAAATTATCTTGTTTCAAAGTatttcattctttttttttctcttgttACGAAGTGTATCATCATCTTTCAGTCAAGTGGCTCACGGTCACGGCGTATAGTTATATGGTGGACCTCCATGCTCACCCACAGTGGGAGGATTGTGTTGTTCAGGTCGATTTTAAATTGATGTTCGATTTTTTTCCATACATTTCTCGGATAACATCTCCCAAGGTACTTCATAACTTAAATATGAGTTCTTTTCAATTTTAAATTGCAGGCACTTTAAATATACTTGTAGTTCCACTTTGAATTATATCCCTTCAATATTTAATGCCTAAAAATAGCAAACCAATCCAGAGCGAGGCTTAATTTTGATATGGACTTTTAAAATTTGTATTTTCATTTTTACAAAAAAATCAGGAGCCTTCAGGATCAATATTTTCTATACATATGTACTTTGTATATGGTGCCTTAACTCCCTATTAAAAAAAACTCGGAGTATTACATAACAAGATCCAAAATGAAGGCATATAAGTATATAATAGTATAATATCAAGTTGGAATACAAATTTAAGTTGAAATGATGAAGCCATAGTGAGTTTGACTTCAAACCTCATAATTCCACTTTGAAACATATGATGCTTCCCCGGAGATGCTTCGGTTGCTCGACAATGTACAACCCAAGTTTTGTAAAATTGATTCCAATTTTAAACACAACCCCTTGAGGTCATAACATGGTGCCATGCCAATTTTCATATTTCATATTTCATTCACCTTTCTAGAATTAAATAAAACAATTAAGTGCAACTAAGAGTTAGAATTTTACCAACTAAAACTTTTGAATTTT
Proteins encoded:
- the LOC543498 gene encoding oxalate oxidase GF-2.8 precursor, with the protein product MGYSKTLVAGLFAMLLLAPAVLATDPDPLQDFCVADLDGKAVSVNGHTCKPMSEAGDDFLFSSKLAKAGNTSTPNGSAVTELDVAEWPGTNTLGVSMNRVDFAPGGTNPPHIHPRATEIGIVMKGELLVGILGSLDSGNKLYSRVVRAGETFLIPRGLMHFQFNVGKTEASMVVSFNSQNPGIVFVPLTLFGSNPPIPTPVLTKALRVEARVVELLKSKFAAGF